A stretch of the Papaver somniferum cultivar HN1 chromosome 6, ASM357369v1, whole genome shotgun sequence genome encodes the following:
- the LOC113290528 gene encoding cellulose synthase-like protein G3 has protein sequence MKNGEKTSAFPLNSYEVHPRTIPSRVFMLIYVCGIIALLYHHLTSLRIHVDLLPSILLLIADLVLSFMWVACQAFRWCPVRRKVYPENLSKVVDEDDLPTLDVFICTADPYKEPPMEVVNTALSVLAFDYPSNKISVYVSDDGGSQMTLFALIQGSKFAREWLPFCKKRNLSKRCPKVVFNQHDSDADQLRSCIPQEEFLNMKILYEEMRTKVEHVMEQGCVDDDMLVNEEERQVFSKWKVNGFTRQDHPTIIQMLLESLRDVDVSGTSLPNFIYLSRQKSKHIHHNYKAGALNALIRASAIMTSAPIVLCIDCDMYCNNPQAPRLALCHLLDPIEGSKIAFVQFPPRFRGINPSDIYNSEFTRPYIINPEGLDGIGAVNCVGSGPFVNRKALYGAPTQSKVNIFPGFNGDREGALDRITMSSSKLILEAASRVADCNYEQGTNWGLTLGFRYGSMVEDFLTGFRMQCEGWRSVFCNPTTPAFLGDFPISLNDSIAHSHLVQKTILYLWVWRMVSMQFGLCGQSL, from the exons ATGAAAAACGGAGAGAAAACCTCTGCGTTTCCTTTGAATAGTTATGAAGTGCATCCAAGAACAATACCTAGTCGTGTATTCATGTTAATCTATGTATGTGGAATCATAGCTCTACTTTATCATCATCTAACCAGTCTCAGAATCCATGTAGATTTATTACCATCAATCCTTCTGTTAATTGCTGATTTAGTTCTATCCTTCATGTGGGTTGCATGTCAAGCTTTTCGATGGTGTCCAGTTCGTAGAAAAGTTTATCCAGAGAATCTGTCAAAAGTCGTAGATGAAGATGATCTCCCAACTTTAGATGTTTTTATTTGTACTGCTGATCCATATAAAGAACCTCCTATGGAAGTCGTGAATACTGCGTTATCTGTTTTAGCATTTGATTATCCCTCAAATAAGATATCTGTTTATGTTTCTGATGATGGAGGATCTCAAATGACTCTTTTTGCATTGATTCAAGGATCAAAGTTTGCCAGAGAATGGTTACCATTTTGTAAAAAGCGTAATCTCAGTAAGAGATGTCCTAAAGTGGTTTTCAACCAgcatgattctgatgctgatcaGCTTAGATCATGTATCCCTCAAGAGGAGTTTCTGAATATGAAG ATTTTATACGAGGAAATGAGAACAAAGGTAGAGCATGTTATGGAACAAGGATGTGTAGAcgatgatatgctcgttaatGAAGAAGAGCGTCAAGTTTTCAGTAAATGGAAAGTAAATGGATTTACTCGTCAAGATCATCCTACAATCATTCAG ATGCTCCTGGAAAGCCTCAGGGATGTTGATGTCTCAGGGACATCTCTACCTAATTTTATCTACCTTTCTCGACAAAAAAGTAAACATATTCACCACAATTACAAAGCGGGCGCTCTGAATGCATTG ATACGTGCATCGGCGATAATGACTAGCGCACCAATTGTTCTCTGCATTGACTGTGACATGTACTGTAATAATCCTCAAGCTCCACGTCTAGCACTATGCCATCTACTAGACCCCATCGAAGGCTCAAAAATTGCTTTTGTTCAATTTCCTCCACGCTTCAGAGGGATTAATCCAAGTGACATATATAATAGTGAGTTCACAAGGCCGTATATAATAAATCCTGAAGGGTTAGACGGGATTGGTGCTGTCAATTGTGTTGGCAGCGGTCCCTTCGTTAACCGAAAAGCACTTTATGGTGCCCCAACTCAATCGAAAGTAAACATATTCCCCGGATTCAACGGTGATCGCGAAGGTGCTTTGGATAGAATAACAATGAGTAGTTCAAAACTAATTTTGGAAGCAGCTAGTAGAGTTGCAGATTGCAATTATGAACAAGGAACAAATTGGGGATTAACT TTGGGTTTCAGATATGGATCCATGGTTGAGGATTTTTTAACAGGCTTTCGGATGCAATGTGAAGGATGGCGATCAGTATTTTGCAATCCGACAACTCCAGCATTTCTCGGAGATTTCCCAATCAGCTTAAATGATTC TATTGCCCATTCACATTTGGTACAAAAAACCATTCTCTACTTATGGGTATGGCGTATGGTTTCTATGCAATTTGGCCTTTGTGGGCAATCCCTATGA